A region of Corynebacterium glucuronolyticum DSM 44120 DNA encodes the following proteins:
- the leuS gene encoding leucine--tRNA ligase, whose protein sequence is MTNDSFTYRYGADLARKIEQKWQGFWADNNVFAAPNPVGDLKEPNSDQLSKPKRFVQDMFPYPSGAGLHVGHPLGYISTDVFARYSRHNGFNVLHTLGYDAFGLPAEQYAIQTGTHPRKTTEKNIQNMERQLGQLGLGHDKRRAIRTIDTDYYRWTQWIFLTIYNSYFDEGEQKAKPVAELRKQLEGQYTEREIEDIIDSKRLVYRTKSLVNWCPGLGTVLANEEVTAEGRSERGNFPVFRKELSQWMMRITAYGDRLIDDLDLLDWPEKVKSMQRNWIGRSTGAEVDFTIGGEKVSVYTTRPDTLFGATYMVLSPEHPLVDRLTSGDPYESGTDERWTFGANSPKEAVEQYRIKIAAKSDLERQENKEKTGVYLGVTATNPLSGAEIPVFISDYVLMGYGTGAIMAVPAHDTRDYEFATVFGLPIVQVLEGGNIAEEAFTGDGTHINSGFLDGLNKDDGIKAAIAKLEEDSTGHAQKQYKLRDWLFARQRYWGEPFPIVYDDEGRAHALPEEMLPVELPDVEDYKPVTADPNDRNSEPHPPLAKATDWVNVTLDLGDGPKHYRRDTNVMPQWAGSSWYQLRYIDPTNEEKFVDLENERYWTGPQSDKDCGGVDLYVGGVEHAVLHLLYSRFWHKVLFDLGYVTSCEPYRKLFNQGYIQAYAYTDSRGVYVPAAEVEEKDGKFFYQGEEVNQEYGKMGKSLKNAVSPDQVCEDYGADTLRLYEMSMGPLDMSRPWATKDVIGSHRFLQRVWRLAVDEGTGNPVFSENSLTEDDEKQLHRTIAGVRDDYEHLRINTVVAKLIEFTNHLTKAYPAGAPRAALEPLAIMLSPIAPHIAEELWSRLGHDGGITYAAFPEFDESQLVDDSVELPVQVNGKVRAHITVAVDAAKDVVLEAARAAAASNIEGKTVVKEIVVPGRLVNLVVK, encoded by the coding sequence ATGACGAATGACTCTTTCACGTATCGGTATGGCGCGGACCTCGCGCGGAAAATTGAGCAGAAGTGGCAGGGGTTTTGGGCGGATAATAATGTGTTCGCCGCGCCGAACCCGGTGGGGGATCTGAAAGAGCCAAACAGTGATCAACTAAGCAAGCCGAAGCGGTTTGTGCAGGACATGTTCCCGTACCCGTCGGGTGCGGGGCTGCATGTCGGGCACCCGCTCGGCTATATTTCTACCGACGTCTTTGCGCGGTACAGCCGCCACAACGGCTTCAATGTGCTGCATACGCTGGGTTATGATGCCTTTGGCCTGCCGGCCGAGCAGTATGCGATTCAGACGGGGACGCATCCGCGGAAGACGACGGAGAAGAACATCCAGAACATGGAGCGCCAGCTGGGGCAGCTGGGGCTGGGGCACGATAAGCGGCGTGCGATCCGCACTATTGATACAGATTATTACCGTTGGACGCAGTGGATTTTCCTGACTATTTACAACTCCTATTTCGATGAGGGCGAGCAAAAGGCGAAGCCGGTCGCAGAGCTCCGCAAACAGCTCGAAGGGCAATACACAGAGCGCGAGATCGAGGACATTATTGATTCGAAGCGCCTCGTGTACCGCACAAAATCGCTGGTCAACTGGTGTCCCGGTCTGGGTACGGTGCTCGCGAACGAGGAGGTCACCGCGGAGGGTCGTTCGGAGCGCGGTAATTTCCCGGTGTTCCGCAAGGAGCTGTCACAGTGGATGATGCGCATCACGGCCTACGGCGATCGGCTTATCGACGACTTGGACCTCCTCGACTGGCCGGAAAAGGTCAAGTCCATGCAGCGCAACTGGATCGGCCGCTCCACGGGCGCCGAGGTCGACTTCACCATCGGTGGTGAAAAGGTCTCGGTCTACACCACCCGCCCGGACACACTCTTCGGTGCGACGTATATGGTTCTCTCCCCCGAGCATCCCCTCGTCGATAGGCTCACCTCCGGCGACCCGTATGAAAGCGGTACGGATGAGCGCTGGACTTTCGGTGCTAATTCTCCGAAGGAAGCGGTGGAGCAATACCGAATTAAGATTGCCGCCAAGTCCGACCTCGAGCGCCAGGAGAACAAGGAGAAAACCGGCGTCTACCTGGGCGTGACCGCCACCAATCCGCTCAGCGGTGCGGAAATTCCGGTCTTCATCTCTGATTACGTCCTCATGGGTTACGGCACCGGCGCGATCATGGCCGTGCCCGCCCACGATACCCGCGACTACGAGTTCGCCACGGTCTTCGGCCTGCCCATCGTGCAGGTCCTGGAGGGCGGGAACATCGCCGAGGAGGCCTTCACCGGCGACGGCACCCACATCAACTCCGGTTTCCTCGACGGCCTGAACAAGGACGATGGCATCAAAGCTGCCATCGCGAAGCTTGAAGAAGACAGCACCGGCCACGCCCAAAAGCAGTACAAGCTGCGCGATTGGCTGTTTGCCCGGCAGCGCTACTGGGGCGAGCCCTTCCCCATCGTCTACGACGACGAGGGTCGTGCCCACGCGCTGCCAGAGGAAATGCTGCCTGTGGAGCTCCCGGATGTGGAGGATTACAAGCCGGTGACCGCAGACCCGAACGATCGCAATTCGGAGCCGCACCCGCCGCTGGCAAAGGCCACGGATTGGGTAAACGTCACCCTTGACCTGGGCGACGGCCCCAAGCACTACCGCCGCGATACGAACGTCATGCCGCAGTGGGCCGGGTCTTCTTGGTACCAGCTCCGCTACATCGATCCGACCAACGAGGAAAAGTTCGTTGACCTTGAAAATGAGCGCTACTGGACGGGGCCACAAAGCGATAAGGATTGCGGCGGTGTCGACCTCTACGTCGGCGGTGTCGAGCACGCCGTCCTCCACCTCCTGTACTCCCGCTTCTGGCACAAAGTCCTGTTTGACCTGGGCTATGTCACAAGCTGCGAGCCGTACCGCAAGCTCTTCAATCAGGGCTACATCCAGGCCTACGCCTACACGGATTCTCGCGGCGTCTACGTCCCGGCCGCCGAGGTCGAGGAGAAGGATGGAAAGTTCTTCTACCAGGGCGAAGAGGTTAATCAGGAGTACGGCAAGATGGGTAAGTCGCTGAAGAATGCGGTCTCCCCCGACCAGGTCTGCGAGGACTACGGTGCCGACACTCTCCGTCTATATGAGATGTCTATGGGTCCGTTGGACATGTCGCGCCCGTGGGCGACGAAGGACGTCATCGGTTCGCATCGTTTCTTGCAGCGCGTCTGGCGCCTCGCCGTCGATGAAGGCACTGGTAACCCTGTTTTCTCCGAAAACAGCCTGACGGAGGACGACGAGAAGCAGCTCCACCGCACCATCGCCGGCGTCCGCGACGATTATGAGCACCTGCGTATCAATACGGTCGTCGCCAAGCTCATCGAGTTCACGAACCACCTGACCAAGGCCTACCCCGCCGGCGCCCCCCGCGCTGCCCTCGAGCCCCTGGCCATCATGCTTTCCCCGATCGCCCCGCACATCGCGGAGGAGCTGTGGTCCCGCCTCGGTCACGACGGTGGCATCACCTATGCTGCCTTCCCGGAGTTCGACGAGTCTCAGCTTGTCGACGACTCGGTCGAGCTTCCCGTCCAGGTCAACGGTAAGGTTCGCGCTCACATCACCGTTGCGGTCGACGCCGCCAAGGATGTGGTCCTGGAGGCAGCGCGCGCCGCGGCTGCGTCCAACATCGAGGGGAAGACCGTGGTCAAGGAGATCGTCGTCCCCGGTAGGCTCGTCAACCTCGTGGTGAAGTAA
- a CDS encoding dicarboxylate/amino acid:cation symporter, which produces MDFKKLSGSLLFRIIVAIILGIVASIIFHGSGWGITIARIFVTFNGLFGNFLGFFIPVLIFALIAPAIASLGRGAGKWLGITTAIAYVSTIISGLIAYAIASGLYGWLLAGNTTAKVEDIDEGALQPFFEIEMPAPMDVMTALLLAFTVGVAMTAVKSDTLYRGCQDLQRVIMHVISGFIIPLLPIYIFGMFLSLGMNGNLLNTLTAFGKVLLLAVIMTWIILVAQYLIAGGIAGKNPFTALKNMLPAYATALGTSSSAATIPITYAGAKRNGVTDAVAGFVIPLCATIHLSGSIQKIALFAFAIVYMDGIDMPPSLAIGFILMLGIFMIAAPGVPGGAIMAAVGLLQSMLGFNDEQVALMIAAYIAIDSFGTACNVTGDGAIAMVINKFAKGDIQRTDRQEETSPLDYQSEGTASLYEGK; this is translated from the coding sequence ATGGATTTTAAGAAGTTAAGCGGAAGTCTCCTGTTCCGCATCATTGTCGCCATTATCCTCGGTATAGTTGCGTCGATAATTTTTCATGGGTCTGGATGGGGAATCACCATCGCCCGAATCTTTGTCACTTTTAACGGTTTGTTCGGAAACTTCCTCGGCTTCTTCATCCCGGTTCTCATCTTCGCGCTCATCGCCCCGGCGATCGCGTCCTTGGGCCGGGGTGCCGGCAAGTGGCTGGGCATTACGACGGCCATTGCCTACGTGTCCACGATCATTTCCGGTCTCATCGCCTACGCCATCGCCAGCGGCTTGTACGGCTGGCTCCTGGCCGGCAACACGACGGCGAAGGTAGAGGATATCGACGAGGGCGCGTTGCAGCCGTTTTTTGAGATCGAGATGCCGGCCCCGATGGATGTGATGACGGCGCTGCTGCTCGCCTTCACCGTCGGTGTGGCGATGACGGCGGTGAAGTCGGATACCCTCTACCGCGGCTGCCAGGATCTGCAGCGCGTGATCATGCACGTGATCAGCGGCTTCATCATCCCGCTGCTGCCGATTTACATCTTCGGCATGTTCCTCTCCCTGGGCATGAACGGCAACCTGCTCAATACGCTCACTGCGTTTGGCAAGGTTTTGCTCCTGGCCGTGATCATGACGTGGATCATCCTCGTGGCGCAGTACCTCATCGCCGGCGGCATCGCAGGTAAGAACCCGTTCACGGCGCTGAAGAATATGCTCCCGGCGTACGCGACGGCGCTCGGCACCTCCTCGTCTGCGGCGACGATTCCGATTACGTACGCGGGTGCGAAGCGGAATGGTGTGACGGATGCGGTTGCCGGTTTTGTCATTCCGCTGTGTGCGACGATTCACCTGTCTGGTTCGATCCAGAAGATTGCGCTGTTCGCCTTTGCCATTGTGTACATGGATGGCATAGATATGCCGCCGAGCTTGGCCATTGGTTTCATCCTCATGCTGGGTATCTTCATGATCGCCGCGCCTGGTGTTCCGGGTGGCGCGATCATGGCGGCTGTCGGTTTGTTGCAGTCGATGTTGGGCTTTAACGACGAGCAGGTGGCACTGATGATCGCTGCCTACATCGCCATCGATTCCTTTGGTACCGCTTGTAACGTCACTGGTGACGGCGCTATCGCAATGGTGATTAACAAGTTTGCCAAGGGTGATATCCAGCGCACGGACCGCCAGGAGGAGACCTCTCCTCTGGATTATCAGTCGGAGGGCACCGCCTCGTTGTACGAGGGTAAGTGA
- a CDS encoding SdpI family protein, which translates to MIVTVVCALLALCLAIAGILGWTRHFPGNSHIGITTAGTRKSKEAWDRAHFVAGPFWLIGALAFVFAALFSARGSWILAVIAILLGLVFLALGVGSGARFSALYDDSEEPSQDPAPSTPTASPSVDVDAVRRAAQAQKPE; encoded by the coding sequence ATGATTGTTACTGTTGTCTGCGCACTTCTCGCCCTCTGCCTCGCCATCGCCGGCATCCTCGGCTGGACACGGCACTTCCCCGGCAATTCACACATCGGCATCACCACCGCAGGCACACGCAAATCCAAAGAAGCTTGGGATCGCGCCCACTTCGTCGCCGGCCCATTCTGGCTCATCGGCGCCCTCGCCTTCGTCTTCGCCGCCCTCTTCTCCGCACGCGGCTCCTGGATCCTCGCCGTTATCGCGATCCTCTTGGGGCTCGTCTTCCTCGCGCTCGGCGTCGGCAGTGGGGCACGGTTCTCCGCGCTTTACGACGACTCGGAGGAACCGTCCCAGGATCCCGCACCGTCTACTCCTACCGCTTCTCCCTCTGTGGATGTCGATGCAGTGCGCAGGGCTGCACAGGCACAAAAGCCAGAATAG
- a CDS encoding anthranilate synthase component 1, which translates to MQFTEISRPVRYHEDASALFHALGDTSARSSVLLESADIQSKEGLQSIAVLKASARFTCSGFTVAAEALSPRGAAVISEMEQKGVSFSYSRATAAEEAERLKEPSTMDVLRAALGVGEGGARLPYLAGGIAFDYLETFEELPEVSASANRYPDYQFLLAEVLLVVDHTSNTATLYGYDEDLIDRYAQQIAEDLPPHPIPAFASGPVAAIASPGDETFKQDVEKLKQNIYNGDIYQVVPARTFSMSCPDAFVAYRRLRETNPSPYMFYIRGLDAEGTPYELFGASPESNLKYDAATRFLQLCPIAGTRPRGATEELDIRAELELRTDAKELAEHTMLVDLARNDVARVAAPNTRRVEDLMRIDRYSRVMHLVSRVTATLAPDFDAFDAYRACMNMGTLTGAPKLRANELLRSVEGTRRGSYGGSVGYFDGAGNMDNCIVIRSAFVQHGIAHVQAGAGIVRDSDPQSEANETYHKSLATLSAIAEAQGAELTVER; encoded by the coding sequence ATGCAGTTCACTGAAATTTCGCGGCCAGTCCGCTACCACGAGGACGCCTCCGCGCTCTTCCACGCCCTCGGCGACACCTCCGCCCGCTCATCCGTACTCCTGGAATCCGCAGACATCCAATCAAAGGAAGGCCTGCAATCCATCGCAGTATTAAAGGCCTCCGCCCGCTTCACGTGTTCCGGATTCACCGTCGCCGCGGAGGCACTGAGCCCCCGGGGTGCGGCAGTCATCTCCGAAATGGAGCAGAAGGGCGTCAGCTTTAGCTACTCCCGGGCAACGGCCGCCGAGGAGGCAGAGCGGCTTAAGGAACCCTCCACGATGGATGTTCTCCGAGCCGCCCTCGGGGTAGGGGAGGGGGGTGCACGCCTGCCGTACCTCGCGGGCGGCATTGCTTTTGACTACCTGGAAACCTTCGAGGAGCTGCCAGAAGTATCGGCATCCGCCAATCGGTACCCCGATTATCAGTTCCTCCTCGCGGAGGTTCTCCTCGTTGTGGATCACACCTCAAATACGGCCACGCTCTACGGCTACGACGAGGACCTCATCGACCGCTACGCCCAGCAAATCGCCGAGGATCTGCCGCCGCATCCCATCCCAGCTTTCGCTTCCGGTCCCGTCGCCGCTATCGCAAGCCCGGGGGATGAGACCTTTAAACAGGACGTCGAAAAGCTTAAGCAGAATATCTACAACGGTGACATCTACCAGGTCGTCCCCGCACGCACCTTCTCCATGAGCTGCCCGGATGCTTTCGTCGCCTACCGACGCCTCCGCGAAACCAACCCCTCGCCCTACATGTTTTATATCCGCGGACTAGACGCCGAGGGCACCCCCTACGAATTGTTCGGCGCCTCTCCCGAATCCAACCTCAAATACGACGCCGCCACCCGCTTCCTCCAATTGTGCCCCATCGCCGGGACCCGGCCTCGCGGTGCAACCGAGGAACTCGACATCCGCGCCGAGCTCGAGCTGCGCACCGATGCGAAGGAGCTCGCGGAGCACACCATGCTCGTCGACCTCGCCCGCAACGACGTCGCCCGCGTGGCGGCCCCCAATACCCGCAGGGTAGAGGACCTTATGCGCATTGACCGCTATTCGCGGGTCATGCATCTCGTTTCCCGCGTCACCGCCACCCTCGCCCCAGACTTCGATGCGTTTGACGCGTACCGCGCATGCATGAATATGGGTACCCTCACCGGCGCCCCGAAACTTCGGGCAAACGAACTTCTGCGCTCGGTGGAGGGAACTCGACGCGGCTCCTACGGCGGCTCCGTCGGGTACTTCGACGGCGCCGGCAATATGGACAACTGCATCGTTATTCGGTCGGCCTTCGTGCAGCACGGCATCGCCCACGTCCAGGCCGGTGCCGGCATCGTGCGCGACTCAGATCCGCAGTCGGAGGCAAACGAAACCTATCACAAGTCACTTGCAACCCTTAGCGCCATCGCCGAGGCTCAGGGTGCTGAACTCACGGTGGAGCGCTAA
- a CDS encoding glutamine amidotransferase-related protein: MKISLLDNHDSFVYNLVDTLVGLGHDCKVFRNTVPAADVLAVPADAIVLSPGPGHPRDAGYLMELVDRAYGKKPILGVCLGFQALLLHNGVSVRPCGPVHGKTDGMDVSRETSPIFEGLTDPTGLIPVARYHSLGIPVAELPEDIRPLGSCPSDLGPVAMTAVFPTDGAPAFGVQFHPESILTPQGPVILNRILDLMTKEMGK; encoded by the coding sequence ATGAAAATTTCACTGCTTGATAATCATGATTCCTTTGTCTACAACCTCGTAGACACCCTCGTCGGCCTCGGCCACGATTGCAAGGTTTTCCGCAATACCGTTCCGGCGGCCGACGTTCTCGCCGTTCCCGCCGATGCAATCGTGCTCAGCCCGGGACCCGGACATCCACGCGATGCGGGCTACCTCATGGAGCTCGTTGACCGTGCGTACGGCAAGAAGCCCATTCTCGGCGTCTGCCTCGGCTTCCAGGCGCTCCTCCTGCACAACGGTGTGAGCGTGCGACCCTGCGGTCCCGTCCACGGGAAGACGGACGGAATGGACGTTTCACGTGAAACCTCCCCAATCTTCGAGGGGTTGACCGATCCCACCGGACTTATTCCCGTGGCTCGGTACCACTCCCTCGGCATCCCTGTTGCGGAGCTGCCGGAGGACATTCGCCCCCTCGGCTCCTGCCCTTCGGACCTCGGGCCCGTTGCCATGACAGCCGTGTTCCCCACGGATGGGGCTCCCGCCTTTGGGGTGCAGTTCCACCCGGAGAGCATCCTCACCCCTCAGGGACCCGTTATCCTGAATCGAATTCTTGACCTTATGACAAAGGAGATGGGCAAGTAG
- the trpCF gene encoding bifunctional indole-3-glycerol-phosphate synthase TrpC/phosphoribosylanthranilate isomerase TrpF: MPTVLDKIVANRRTHLDGIRRRIGERPSLQPSTRSLYDNLGAPEPSVIMECKSASPSLGSIRPDYHPDRLASVYSRYAAGISVLCEPDYFNGDYDHLATVHRSTHLPVLCKDFIVDTVQIQAARYFGADAILLMLSVLTDDEYTRLSTFATNLNLDILTEVISGEEMERATRLGAKIIGINNRDLNDLSVDISRTEYLAQFAPEGVRLISESGIRTKQDIARLGGIVDGFLVGTNLVKQGDVDTNARTLLFGENKVCGLRTGHAAQVARAAGAVYGGLVFEDTSPRNVSRETAGEIMKAEPGLRYVGVSRRTAGWEDLADLQLHAIQIHAPLQSTIEEEKQLIKEASEAVGPDTEIWRAISMSKPNAVDIAEALAAEGVTLLLDNGEGGTGESFDWNTIPATIVHTSFLAGGLGPDNVAEALALAPRGLDFNSQVENEEGHKDAHTLYSAFNTIRRYTHD; the protein is encoded by the coding sequence ATGCCAACAGTACTAGATAAGATCGTCGCGAATCGCCGGACACACCTCGACGGCATACGGCGCCGGATAGGGGAGAGGCCGAGCCTGCAGCCCTCCACTCGCTCCCTCTACGACAACCTCGGTGCTCCCGAACCAAGCGTCATCATGGAGTGCAAGTCCGCATCCCCGTCATTGGGCTCCATCCGGCCGGACTACCACCCAGACCGTTTGGCATCTGTCTATTCTCGCTACGCCGCAGGCATCTCTGTCCTGTGCGAACCCGACTATTTCAACGGCGACTACGACCACCTGGCAACGGTGCATCGCTCCACCCATCTCCCCGTTCTATGCAAGGACTTCATCGTAGATACGGTGCAAATCCAGGCTGCACGCTACTTCGGCGCAGATGCCATCCTCCTCATGCTTTCCGTCCTGACGGACGACGAATACACACGGCTGTCAACATTCGCCACCAACCTCAACCTCGACATCCTCACAGAAGTCATTTCCGGTGAGGAGATGGAGAGGGCAACGAGGTTGGGCGCCAAAATCATTGGTATCAACAACCGCGATCTCAACGATCTATCCGTCGACATCAGCCGGACCGAGTATCTCGCCCAATTCGCCCCCGAGGGTGTCCGACTCATCTCGGAATCCGGCATCCGCACAAAACAGGACATTGCCCGCCTCGGCGGGATAGTGGACGGCTTCCTTGTAGGCACGAACTTAGTAAAGCAGGGTGACGTAGACACGAATGCTCGCACGCTGCTCTTCGGCGAGAACAAGGTTTGCGGTCTCCGCACCGGACACGCGGCTCAGGTCGCCCGCGCTGCGGGTGCGGTCTACGGCGGTCTTGTTTTCGAAGACACCTCACCGCGAAACGTTTCACGTGAAACCGCCGGGGAAATCATGAAGGCGGAACCGGGGTTGCGCTACGTCGGCGTATCACGGCGAACGGCAGGTTGGGAGGACCTCGCAGACCTCCAACTCCACGCCATCCAGATTCACGCACCTCTTCAATCCACCATCGAGGAGGAGAAGCAGCTAATAAAGGAAGCATCGGAGGCTGTCGGCCCCGATACCGAGATATGGCGGGCGATCTCGATGTCTAAGCCCAATGCGGTGGACATCGCCGAGGCCCTCGCAGCCGAGGGTGTCACCCTCCTCCTTGATAACGGGGAGGGTGGAACCGGAGAGAGCTTTGATTGGAACACTATTCCGGCCACGATTGTTCACACGTCCTTCCTCGCTGGTGGGCTTGGTCCGGATAACGTGGCCGAGGCCTTAGCCCTCGCCCCCCGCGGCCTGGATTTCAATTCCCAGGTCGAAAACGAGGAAGGCCACAAGGACGCACATACCCTATACTCTGCATTTAACACCATTAGGAGGTACACACATGATTAG
- the trpB gene encoding tryptophan synthase subunit beta: MIRQTILPAYFGEYGGQFVPETLLPALDQLEKAFVEAMDDPEFLDELNHLLKDYLGRPTPVTECCNLPVEGEGRGYARIFLKREDLVHGGAHKTNQVMGQVLLAKRTGKTRIIAETGAGQHGTATALACALMGLECVIYMGKVDVERQQPNVYRMELMGAKVVAVDTGSGTLKDAVNEALRDWTATYATSHYLLGTAAGPHPFPTIVREFHRVISREAKAQMKEITGALPDVVVACVGGGSNAIGMFADFIDEEGVELIGTEPAGKGLDSGQHGAAIHEGKTGVLHGAKTYLMRTDDGQVEESYSISAGLDYPAVGPQHAYLSDSGRATYVGITDEEALKAFQLLSLKEGIIPALESSHAFAYALKRAKEAEGKKEHINILVSLSGRGDKDVDYIRHTLQEHPEFKLEV, encoded by the coding sequence ATGATTAGGCAAACAATTCTCCCGGCCTACTTCGGAGAATACGGCGGACAGTTCGTCCCCGAGACTCTTCTTCCGGCCCTCGACCAATTGGAAAAGGCCTTTGTAGAAGCGATGGATGATCCGGAATTCCTGGATGAGCTTAACCACCTTCTCAAAGATTATCTCGGCCGCCCGACCCCAGTTACCGAATGCTGCAACCTCCCCGTCGAGGGGGAGGGGAGGGGCTACGCCCGCATCTTCCTCAAGCGCGAGGATCTCGTCCACGGCGGTGCCCACAAGACGAACCAGGTTATGGGTCAGGTACTGCTTGCAAAACGCACGGGTAAAACCCGCATTATCGCCGAGACGGGTGCCGGCCAGCACGGCACCGCAACAGCGTTAGCCTGCGCCCTTATGGGCCTCGAGTGCGTCATCTACATGGGCAAGGTTGACGTGGAACGCCAGCAGCCCAACGTATACCGCATGGAGCTCATGGGCGCGAAGGTTGTCGCCGTAGACACCGGCTCCGGCACCCTGAAGGATGCCGTGAACGAGGCGCTGCGTGATTGGACGGCCACCTACGCCACCTCGCATTACCTGCTCGGAACGGCGGCCGGCCCGCACCCGTTCCCCACAATTGTGCGCGAGTTCCACCGCGTCATTTCCCGCGAGGCAAAAGCACAGATGAAGGAGATCACAGGCGCCCTTCCGGATGTCGTCGTCGCCTGTGTCGGCGGTGGCTCCAACGCCATCGGTATGTTCGCCGACTTCATCGACGAGGAGGGTGTCGAGCTCATCGGCACCGAACCGGCCGGCAAGGGTCTCGACTCCGGCCAGCACGGCGCCGCAATCCACGAGGGCAAGACGGGCGTTCTCCACGGCGCAAAGACCTATCTCATGCGCACGGATGACGGACAGGTAGAGGAATCCTATTCTATCTCCGCCGGCCTTGATTACCCTGCCGTTGGCCCTCAGCACGCCTACCTGAGCGATTCCGGCCGCGCCACCTACGTAGGGATTACCGACGAGGAAGCCCTGAAGGCTTTCCAGCTCCTCTCCCTCAAGGAGGGCATCATCCCCGCGCTGGAGTCCTCGCACGCCTTCGCCTACGCCCTCAAGCGCGCCAAGGAGGCAGAGGGGAAGAAGGAGCACATCAACATTCTGGTTTCCCTGTCCGGCCGCGGCGATAAGGACGTTGATTATATTCGTCATACGCTGCAGGAACACCCTGAGTTCAAGTTGGAGGTATAA
- the trpA gene encoding tryptophan synthase subunit alpha produces the protein MKRYEQLFSALEEKKEGAFIPFVMLGDPNVETSEKIVEALIEAGADGLELGVPFSDPIADGPTIQAAHVRALDAKVSVADAFGIIRRLRGRHPDLPIGLLIYSNVAVVHGLDRFYQEVQQSGADSVLLPDVPVRESTPFTSAAKEAGVDPIYIAPPHASEDTLEGVAHSSEGYIYAISRDGVTGTERASETTGLHDVVSNLQRFGGAPVVLGFGISTPKHVADAIAAGASGAISGSAVTKIIERHVEGSHPEPRTVSDEDGMLRELREFVGEMKAATKKA, from the coding sequence ATGAAACGCTACGAACAGCTGTTTTCTGCCCTAGAGGAGAAGAAGGAGGGGGCGTTCATCCCCTTCGTCATGCTCGGCGACCCGAATGTGGAGACCTCCGAGAAGATCGTGGAGGCCCTCATCGAGGCCGGCGCCGACGGTCTTGAGCTCGGCGTTCCCTTCTCCGATCCGATCGCCGATGGCCCCACCATTCAGGCCGCCCACGTGCGCGCCCTTGATGCGAAGGTCTCGGTCGCCGACGCTTTCGGCATCATCCGTCGCCTCCGCGGCCGCCACCCCGACCTCCCCATCGGGCTCCTCATTTACTCGAATGTTGCGGTGGTTCATGGTTTGGATCGCTTCTATCAGGAGGTCCAGCAATCCGGTGCTGACTCTGTTTTGCTTCCCGACGTTCCGGTGCGGGAGTCTACTCCCTTCACCAGCGCCGCTAAGGAAGCGGGAGTGGACCCCATCTATATCGCCCCGCCCCACGCTTCCGAGGACACGCTCGAGGGTGTTGCTCACAGTTCTGAGGGCTACATCTACGCGATCTCCCGTGATGGCGTAACCGGCACGGAGCGCGCCTCTGAGACGACCGGCCTCCACGATGTGGTAAGCAATCTGCAGCGGTTCGGTGGGGCACCAGTTGTCCTCGGCTTCGGCATCTCCACCCCGAAGCACGTCGCCGACGCGATCGCAGCCGGTGCCTCCGGTGCCATTTCGGGCTCGGCGGTCACGAAGATTATCGAGCGCCATGTCGAAGGGTCCCACCCCGAGCCGCGCACCGTCTCCGATGAGGACGGGATGCTCCGCGAGCTGAGGGAGTTCGTGGGGGAGATGAAGGCTGCTACGAAGAAGGCGTAA
- a CDS encoding Rieske (2Fe-2S) protein produces MTEKVSTPCTRRMFLLGTATTFAGALLAACGSKSANVSVDDVPVGSAVIVDGFIIAQPQKGQYVAYSAVCPHQHNMISKVEGDRVKCTKHGSEFSIVDGSVLNSPARDPLTPAQVAQEGDSLTATP; encoded by the coding sequence ATGACTGAAAAAGTTTCCACGCCGTGCACCCGCCGCATGTTCCTCCTCGGCACCGCCACAACCTTCGCCGGTGCCCTCCTTGCCGCCTGCGGGTCCAAATCCGCCAATGTCAGTGTCGACGATGTTCCGGTGGGTTCCGCCGTGATCGTTGACGGCTTTATCATCGCCCAACCGCAGAAGGGCCAGTACGTCGCCTACTCAGCGGTGTGCCCCCATCAGCACAACATGATTAGCAAGGTGGAGGGCGACCGGGTGAAGTGCACGAAGCACGGGTCGGAGTTTTCCATCGTGGACGGTTCCGTGCTGAACAGCCCGGCACGCGACCCGTTGACGCCGGCGCAGGTCGCCCAGGAGGGGGATTCCCTCACGGCGACCCCGTAA